One window of the Pirellulaceae bacterium genome contains the following:
- a CDS encoding von Willebrand factor type A domain-containing protein: MKEETHNPQTDPELEARIVARVLGEASDFERETLNQLIQERPELANFQERIQRVHGLLGDLEPNKSLADDSAWKLSADKRTSILALAADNETQPEAEPTVHRQPKQPTSSSPTSTWSLQRIAAMVCYITIPGILITLTFFSIRPALQTALSTSDSAITPSDGEMPSLAMTPSKSPNANQEHSNQSGKDSSSWFEGSPEADARKPSEQPRAIGTARYFNSKEAAENSEIGHLHSSARQTANPGSNRVKKRASSNSSRSRDRFTESQSQEKRVESENRFFGRGGASQSKEQQPQSAEPPNESKPFRPAAAATSGKATDRLDLLKRARNQEAVKRGESAPAFDLRQSGERYSAAEDSPSTNETDTEETEARPLVNQPAAPPLTPSSRTLFERGQIDEPASQLSDSGSPFIRSPDPSGNLDFKQRTKESGAGRKEGRLSNRRNTPATQPSQSQTRSAKTGLANKRKQPETANGADLSLNSAQQNHLGLESSQLVELDKNIGGFDGLSQQPEVTNRRNEFRQIQQADEGLNEKNTEQEAFSTFSLHVSDVSFKLAQSALARGEWPAAETVRIEEFVNAFDYGDPTPGRSEKVSCCVEQSIHPFLQQRNLLRISMKTAAEGRSNDTPLRLTLLLDNSGSMERLDRRQTVRRAFALLAQQLKPIDQVTLISFARQPRLLADKVSGTESQQLLQLIQDLPSEGGTNIEAALALAFEKALEQRLEGAQNRIVLLTDGAVNLGDANPDSLSQMLARMRDQGIAFDAAGISAEGLNDEILEALTRRSDGRYYLLDSLEAADAGFARQIAGALRPAAQNVKVQIEFNPQRVGHYKLLGFEKHRLQQEDFHDDNVDAAEMAAAEAGVAIYQFEPKADGEGDVGSVSVRFRDLSTGQMIENRWPIPYDANAPRFDRANPALRIAGSAALLAAKLKGTALGETVELKALSDVLAGLPTRYRDAKRLQQLQQMIQQARQMSGK, encoded by the coding sequence ATGAAAGAAGAAACGCACAATCCGCAAACCGATCCAGAACTCGAAGCTCGCATCGTCGCTCGCGTCTTAGGGGAAGCATCCGACTTCGAACGAGAGACGCTGAACCAACTCATTCAGGAGCGTCCGGAGCTCGCCAACTTTCAGGAACGGATTCAACGTGTCCATGGATTACTGGGCGATCTTGAGCCCAACAAATCGCTTGCAGATGATTCTGCCTGGAAATTGTCTGCGGACAAACGAACCTCAATCTTAGCATTAGCAGCTGACAATGAGACCCAACCGGAGGCAGAACCAACCGTCCACCGACAGCCCAAGCAACCAACCAGCAGCTCGCCCACATCGACTTGGAGTTTACAACGAATTGCTGCAATGGTTTGTTACATCACGATCCCCGGCATCCTCATCACGCTGACTTTTTTTTCGATCCGACCGGCTTTGCAAACCGCCCTCTCCACCTCGGATTCCGCCATTACTCCCTCTGATGGCGAAATGCCTTCTTTGGCGATGACTCCCTCGAAATCACCTAATGCAAACCAGGAGCATAGCAACCAGAGCGGCAAAGATTCTTCAAGCTGGTTCGAAGGATCGCCGGAAGCTGACGCACGGAAACCTTCCGAACAACCAAGAGCTATCGGAACGGCTCGATATTTCAACTCAAAAGAAGCAGCTGAAAACTCCGAAATAGGCCACCTCCATTCTTCAGCGAGGCAAACTGCTAACCCCGGTTCAAACAGAGTTAAAAAACGAGCATCAAGCAACTCGAGCAGAAGCCGTGATCGATTCACCGAATCACAATCCCAAGAGAAAAGGGTGGAAAGCGAGAATCGATTTTTCGGTAGAGGTGGGGCGTCGCAAAGCAAGGAACAACAACCTCAATCCGCCGAACCACCCAACGAATCGAAACCTTTCCGACCAGCAGCAGCAGCTACTTCGGGAAAAGCAACGGATCGACTCGATTTACTGAAACGAGCAAGGAATCAAGAAGCAGTAAAACGGGGCGAATCCGCGCCCGCCTTCGACTTACGGCAATCAGGAGAGCGTTACTCAGCGGCAGAAGATTCACCTAGTACCAACGAGACTGACACGGAAGAAACGGAAGCTCGGCCATTGGTAAACCAACCGGCCGCTCCCCCGCTAACTCCATCCTCCAGAACATTATTCGAGCGAGGACAAATCGACGAACCCGCCAGCCAATTATCTGACTCGGGAAGTCCATTCATTCGTTCACCTGACCCCAGCGGCAACCTAGATTTCAAGCAGCGCACCAAAGAATCTGGCGCTGGGCGAAAAGAGGGTCGCCTCAGCAACCGCCGCAATACCCCAGCAACGCAACCCTCACAATCACAGACCCGTTCGGCGAAGACTGGGTTAGCGAACAAGCGCAAACAACCGGAAACGGCAAACGGAGCCGATCTATCGCTCAACTCTGCGCAGCAAAATCATTTGGGGCTCGAATCAAGTCAGCTGGTAGAGCTCGACAAGAACATCGGTGGTTTCGATGGGCTTTCACAACAACCAGAAGTCACGAACAGGCGGAACGAATTCCGCCAAATCCAACAGGCTGACGAGGGCCTCAACGAAAAAAACACTGAACAAGAAGCCTTTTCTACATTTTCTCTGCATGTGAGTGATGTTTCTTTCAAACTAGCACAGTCAGCACTTGCTCGTGGAGAGTGGCCAGCGGCGGAAACAGTTCGTATTGAAGAATTTGTCAACGCATTTGATTATGGCGATCCAACTCCCGGCCGCAGTGAAAAAGTCAGCTGTTGCGTGGAACAATCAATCCATCCTTTTCTTCAACAACGCAATTTATTGCGGATTTCGATGAAGACAGCGGCTGAGGGTCGATCGAATGACACGCCCCTCCGGTTGACATTGCTCTTAGACAATTCAGGATCGATGGAACGACTCGATCGCCGTCAAACGGTGCGTCGTGCATTCGCTTTACTCGCTCAGCAACTCAAACCGATCGATCAAGTCACACTGATCAGCTTTGCACGGCAACCGCGGTTATTAGCCGACAAAGTGAGTGGAACTGAGTCTCAACAATTGCTGCAACTGATCCAAGACTTACCTAGCGAAGGCGGTACGAATATCGAAGCCGCGTTAGCATTAGCCTTCGAAAAAGCCTTAGAACAACGGCTCGAAGGGGCGCAAAATCGTATCGTTTTACTCACGGACGGTGCGGTCAATTTGGGCGATGCCAATCCCGATAGTTTGTCTCAGATGCTTGCGAGAATGCGCGATCAGGGAATTGCGTTTGATGCGGCCGGTATCAGCGCCGAGGGGCTGAACGACGAAATTCTCGAGGCCCTCACGCGTCGGAGTGACGGACGTTATTATTTGCTCGATTCCCTCGAAGCAGCCGATGCAGGTTTCGCACGTCAAATTGCCGGCGCGCTGCGTCCCGCAGCCCAAAATGTGAAAGTACAAATTGAATTCAATCCCCAACGGGTAGGCCACTACAAGCTACTCGGATTTGAAAAACACCGGCTGCAACAAGAAGACTTTCACGACGACAACGTCGATGCAGCCGAAATGGCTGCCGCTGAAGCCGGAGTAGCCATTTATCAATTTGAACCGAAAGCAGATGGCGAAGGTGACGTCGGTTCAGTGTCGGTGCGATTTCGCGACTTGTCGACGGGACAGATGATTGAAAACCGCTGGCCAATTCCGTACGACGCTAACGCTCCACGTTTTGATCGGGCCAACCCGGCCTTGCGTATCGCAGGTTCTGCTGCCCTGTTAGCGGCAAAACTAAAAGGCACAGCGTTGGGAGAAACCGTCGAACTGAAGGCGTTATCCGACGTGCTGGCCGGTTTACCGACGCGATATCGTGATGCAAAGCGACTGCAACAACTGCAGCAAATGATTCAACAAGCTCGACAGATGAGTGGAAAATAG
- a CDS encoding sigma-70 family RNA polymerase sigma factor translates to MLKQLPRVNPSETQAVSKPSLRTLFETEETPLLRYAYSLVGRRTVAEEIVQEVFLQLHARWDDVEAPRAWLFRSVRNRAYNYGRDNQREVINSESCEEQLQTAQEESPDATLLRRETADALRQLVEKLNETDQRLIKLKYFDQLKYREISVQTGLSVSNVGYRLHHILKKLAENLRSLGIDGRS, encoded by the coding sequence ATGTTGAAACAGTTACCCCGAGTCAATCCGTCCGAAACTCAGGCTGTGAGTAAGCCCAGCTTGCGGACTTTGTTTGAAACGGAAGAAACTCCCCTGTTGCGATATGCCTATTCGCTGGTTGGGCGGCGCACGGTTGCTGAGGAGATCGTGCAGGAGGTTTTCCTTCAGCTGCATGCTCGTTGGGACGATGTCGAGGCTCCCAGAGCCTGGCTTTTCCGCAGCGTTCGCAACCGAGCCTACAACTATGGTCGCGACAATCAACGGGAAGTTATCAATAGCGAATCATGCGAGGAACAGCTGCAAACCGCTCAAGAAGAGTCGCCCGATGCAACGCTGTTGCGACGAGAAACGGCTGACGCATTGAGACAACTAGTGGAGAAGCTCAACGAGACGGATCAAAGGCTCATCAAGCTGAAATATTTCGACCAGCTTAAGTATCGAGAGATCAGCGTCCAAACTGGTTTAAGCGTCAGTAATGTTGGCTATCGTCTCCATCACATTTTGAAAAAGTTGGCAGAAAATTTGCGTTCACTCGGAATCGACGGTAGATCATGA